A stretch of the Deltaproteobacteria bacterium genome encodes the following:
- the odhB gene encoding 2-oxoglutarate dehydrogenase complex dihydrolipoyllysine-residue succinyltransferase produces the protein MAVDVKVPAVGESVQEAMIHKWHKASGEAVKRDDVLMELETDKATVEVTAETDGVIEILNKEGDTVAIGQVVARIDASASPTKAASAVKSAPASTPPPSQTAASGGEPPLMPAARRLVEENRLDANTIPGTGKGGRVTKGDVLQHMESGASAPKVVAPTLAKAPVAPPPHLPVAKSSAHGRGERREPMSMLRRRVAERLVQAQSTAAILTTFNEVDMKAVMDLRKQYKDGFKDKHGIGLGFMSFFVKAAIEALKTFPAINGWIEGNEIVYHDYYDIGVAVSGDRGLVVPVIRDADKLSMAEVEQSIAHYAGKARDGKISVDDLSGGTFTISNGGTFGSLLSTPILNPPQSAILGMHKIEERPIALNGQVVIRPMMYLALSYDHRIVDGKEAVQFLVKIKEMVEDPTRLLLGV, from the coding sequence ATGGCAGTCGATGTTAAAGTGCCAGCAGTAGGCGAATCGGTTCAAGAGGCGATGATCCATAAGTGGCACAAGGCTTCGGGAGAGGCAGTCAAACGCGATGACGTGCTGATGGAGCTTGAAACTGATAAAGCAACCGTCGAGGTCACGGCTGAGACGGACGGCGTGATCGAGATTCTCAACAAAGAGGGCGACACCGTAGCTATCGGCCAGGTGGTGGCACGTATTGATGCTAGTGCTAGCCCTACCAAGGCGGCTAGCGCTGTGAAAAGTGCGCCAGCATCGACACCACCTCCAAGCCAAACTGCTGCAAGTGGTGGAGAGCCCCCGTTGATGCCGGCAGCTCGACGCTTAGTAGAGGAAAATCGCCTAGATGCCAACACCATCCCCGGTACGGGCAAGGGTGGGCGCGTGACCAAAGGTGACGTTTTACAGCACATGGAATCGGGAGCGAGTGCTCCTAAAGTAGTGGCACCAACCTTAGCTAAGGCTCCGGTGGCCCCCCCACCTCACCTACCCGTAGCTAAGTCGTCCGCTCATGGTCGCGGTGAGCGCCGCGAACCCATGTCGATGCTGCGCCGTCGCGTCGCCGAAAGACTAGTCCAAGCGCAGAGCACGGCGGCAATTTTGACCACCTTCAATGAGGTCGATATGAAGGCCGTCATGGACCTGCGCAAGCAGTATAAGGACGGCTTTAAGGACAAACATGGGATCGGCCTCGGCTTCATGAGCTTCTTCGTCAAGGCGGCGATCGAGGCCCTAAAGACTTTCCCGGCTATCAATGGCTGGATTGAGGGTAACGAAATCGTCTACCACGACTACTACGACATCGGCGTTGCCGTGTCGGGTGATCGGGGATTAGTTGTGCCGGTGATCCGTGACGCCGACAAGCTGAGCATGGCTGAAGTTGAGCAGTCGATCGCCCACTATGCGGGCAAAGCACGCGACGGCAAGATCTCGGTCGACGACCTGTCCGGCGGCACTTTTACCATCTCGAATGGCGGAACTTTTGGCTCGTTGCTCTCCACGCCTATTCTCAACCCACCGCAGAGCGCGATCCTAGGTATGCATAAGATTGAGGAGCGTCCGATCGCCCTCAACGGTCAGGTTGTGATTAGGCCGATGATGTACCTAGCGTTGTCGTATGATCACCGCATCGTCGACGGTAAAGAAGCGGTTCAGTTCCTTGTCAAAATCAAAGAGATGGTCGAGGACCCGACCCGTCTCCTCTTAGGAGTATAA
- a CDS encoding mechanosensitive ion channel → MAVGMPQNFAEIKTLPETIARLFDIDLSSRLPWFETEVMGNALGAYLVAAVTFVVYALILYVTWKHFIKRWDTLAEDHPRSLWAHGMPLVHRIKPHLLPLLAFYLAAQPLELSPKLDHWILLITVGAMTLQGIQLTSELGRILIEFYRGGFRSDDPVVRNTNNNLATLVRIGVWIAGVLFFLDNAGFNVSTFVTGLGISGVALALAAQAILGDTFSSFAISLDKPFETGDFITVDNLRGTVEHIGLKTTRVRSVGGELLVFANSDLTKSRIRNFKKMQQRYVELKLAVHPHTPLSLLREIPALIANVITAQPKVSLDSCRLAHISNAGLIFDVSYFIHSPAFNDYADARQAINFAILESFAAKGVTLRMDSNMPISLVPG, encoded by the coding sequence ATGGCTGTTGGTATGCCGCAGAATTTTGCTGAGATCAAGACGCTGCCTGAGACTATTGCACGTCTTTTCGATATCGACTTGTCGAGTCGCTTGCCTTGGTTTGAAACCGAGGTGATGGGCAACGCTCTTGGTGCCTACCTTGTGGCTGCGGTCACTTTCGTCGTCTATGCTCTGATTCTCTATGTAACCTGGAAGCATTTTATCAAACGCTGGGACACCCTGGCCGAAGATCATCCGCGTAGCCTTTGGGCTCACGGTATGCCGCTTGTGCATCGGATTAAGCCGCATTTACTACCATTACTGGCCTTTTATCTAGCAGCTCAGCCACTTGAGCTCAGCCCAAAACTGGACCACTGGATACTCCTGATCACCGTGGGAGCGATGACGCTGCAGGGTATCCAGCTGACTAGTGAGCTCGGCAGGATTTTGATTGAATTCTACCGTGGGGGATTTCGCTCCGATGACCCCGTTGTACGTAATACTAACAACAATCTTGCCACATTAGTGCGCATCGGTGTGTGGATTGCTGGGGTTCTGTTCTTCCTCGATAACGCGGGCTTTAACGTCTCCACTTTTGTCACTGGACTTGGCATCAGCGGTGTCGCTCTGGCGTTGGCTGCCCAAGCCATTCTTGGAGATACCTTTAGCTCCTTTGCCATTTCGCTTGATAAGCCCTTTGAGACCGGTGATTTCATTACGGTCGATAATTTACGCGGTACGGTGGAGCATATCGGGCTAAAGACAACGAGAGTGCGGAGCGTCGGTGGAGAGTTACTTGTTTTTGCCAACTCGGACCTAACGAAATCCCGAATCCGTAACTTTAAAAAGATGCAGCAGCGTTACGTCGAGCTGAAACTGGCGGTACACCCACACACGCCGCTGAGTTTGCTGCGCGAAATCCCTGCACTGATCGCTAATGTCATCACGGCGCAGCCGAAGGTTAGCCTCGATAGCTGTCGTCTAGCTCACATCAGTAATGCTGGCCTGATATTTGATGTGTCATACTTTATTCACAGTCCGGCATTTAACGATTATGCAGATGCAAGGCAGGCGATCAATTTTGCTATATTAGAGTCATTCGCGGCGAAAGGTGTGACCTTGCGCATGGATTCGAATATGCCGATTTCCCTGGTCCCAGGCTGA
- a CDS encoding 2-oxoglutarate dehydrogenase E1 component, whose translation MTQQDASGSPRFSFATGTNIAYIEQLYAAFKKDPASVDASWRQFFEGYEFAVLGDKLGAASGGGGGESPYTARVEAFINAYRRLGHLSAHLNPLAPAPDIAKDMQPEAHGLKDVDTAQVFSPANLPQTAMSFKDIYTLLTDTYCRRIGADYREINDIGIVTWLQEQMEGCRNQPPVSAEVKRRILHKLTRAEGFEQFLGRRYIGTKRFSLEGADTLIPLLDLLAADGAKAGIDEFCLGMAHRGRLNVLVNFLGKSYELMLKEFEGTEYNAYDIDGDVKYHMGFASEVATMYGDRMRLYLSPNPSHLEIVNPVVEGFVRGRQHLLNDAERHKIMPILMHGDASFMGQGTVSETLNLSGLVGYTTGGTVHIVINNQIGFTTDPQDSRSTTYSSDIAKMVRAPVLHVNADDPEAVIWCGKIALAYRQKFQRDIIIDLVGYRRHGHNEGDEPAFTQPLMYKTIAAHPTVLKQYADKLIKEGTVDAAYVEKEVSEFRDRMQAAYDAVHGKKAPQVPAPVIPASLQKTLTYKKASREDVAEPVATGVKAALLKAIVADITKIPSGFTLNPKLVRLLENRQKMVEGQGAIDWGLGELLALASLALEGRHVRFTGQDAQRGTFTSRHAVYTDFQTNQRYESLNHLGAKQASVHVINSPLSEQGCLGFEFGYSVAEPESLVIWEAQFGDFANGAQIVIDQFLSASEAKWKQTSSLVMLLPHGHEGQGPEHSSARPERFLQLCGNLNMQVAIPTTPAQHFHALRRQLHREFRKPLIVMTPKSLLREPLCVSALADFEAGCFKEILDDTVVNHSAVERVIFCSGKVYYDLIKARSEQSQFANAPIVRLEQLYPFPYGQMESLLASYPRLQEIIWTQEEPQNMGGWNFVRGRLLEVLKPHQKLNYVGRKNSGTPAEGSGKAHEAEQKRIINDALSRAVGIVTKQAAATGK comes from the coding sequence ATGACGCAACAAGACGCCTCGGGCTCACCTCGCTTCAGTTTCGCAACTGGCACCAACATCGCTTACATCGAGCAGCTGTACGCAGCGTTCAAGAAGGATCCAGCGAGCGTGGACGCCAGCTGGCGGCAGTTTTTTGAAGGCTACGAGTTTGCGGTGCTTGGTGACAAATTAGGCGCCGCAAGTGGCGGCGGCGGTGGAGAAAGTCCTTATACTGCGCGTGTCGAGGCGTTTATCAACGCTTACAGACGGCTTGGACATCTCTCGGCACACTTAAATCCACTCGCACCTGCTCCCGACATCGCCAAAGACATGCAACCGGAAGCACATGGACTTAAGGACGTCGATACAGCACAGGTGTTTTCGCCTGCCAATTTGCCTCAAACTGCGATGTCTTTTAAAGATATCTACACCCTCCTCACAGATACCTATTGCCGACGTATTGGTGCTGACTACCGCGAAATCAACGATATTGGCATTGTCACCTGGTTGCAGGAGCAGATGGAGGGTTGTCGTAACCAGCCTCCGGTCAGTGCTGAGGTCAAGCGCCGTATTCTGCACAAATTAACGCGGGCTGAAGGCTTCGAGCAGTTTCTCGGGCGTCGCTATATCGGTACCAAACGATTTTCGCTTGAAGGCGCGGACACACTTATTCCCCTTTTGGACCTGCTCGCAGCGGACGGAGCGAAGGCCGGCATTGACGAATTCTGTTTGGGTATGGCGCATCGCGGCCGCCTCAACGTGCTCGTCAACTTCCTCGGTAAAAGCTACGAGCTCATGCTGAAAGAATTCGAAGGCACCGAATACAATGCCTACGATATCGATGGTGACGTGAAATATCACATGGGGTTCGCGAGCGAAGTCGCCACCATGTACGGCGACCGTATGCGGCTTTATTTATCACCAAACCCGAGCCATCTGGAAATTGTGAATCCCGTCGTCGAGGGTTTTGTACGCGGACGTCAGCATCTCCTCAATGACGCCGAACGCCACAAAATCATGCCTATCTTGATGCACGGTGATGCGTCTTTCATGGGTCAAGGCACGGTGTCTGAGACTCTGAATTTGTCGGGTCTCGTCGGTTACACCACAGGTGGTACCGTTCACATCGTCATCAATAACCAAATTGGCTTTACCACGGATCCGCAGGACAGCCGCTCGACCACCTACAGTTCTGACATTGCTAAGATGGTGCGCGCACCCGTATTGCACGTCAATGCTGACGATCCAGAAGCAGTCATATGGTGTGGCAAGATAGCGTTGGCATACCGTCAGAAATTCCAGCGTGACATCATCATTGACCTCGTGGGTTATCGCCGCCACGGCCACAACGAGGGTGACGAGCCTGCGTTCACGCAGCCGCTGATGTACAAAACCATCGCTGCACATCCCACTGTGCTGAAACAATACGCTGATAAGTTGATCAAAGAGGGGACCGTCGATGCTGCTTACGTAGAAAAAGAAGTCAGCGAGTTCCGTGACCGTATGCAGGCAGCCTATGATGCTGTTCACGGCAAGAAAGCGCCGCAAGTACCGGCCCCTGTGATTCCAGCCTCTTTGCAGAAAACTCTGACCTACAAAAAGGCGAGCCGGGAAGACGTAGCCGAGCCGGTAGCCACGGGAGTTAAGGCTGCTTTGCTAAAGGCGATCGTCGCCGACATCACCAAGATCCCGAGCGGATTCACACTCAATCCGAAGTTAGTAAGGCTACTAGAAAACCGTCAAAAGATGGTCGAAGGTCAAGGCGCCATCGATTGGGGTCTCGGCGAATTACTCGCTCTTGCGTCATTGGCGCTCGAGGGACGCCATGTACGATTCACCGGTCAAGATGCTCAGCGCGGCACCTTTACCAGTCGCCATGCAGTCTATACCGACTTCCAGACCAACCAGCGTTACGAATCGCTGAATCACCTGGGTGCTAAACAAGCCTCAGTTCATGTCATCAATAGCCCACTCTCGGAGCAAGGCTGTCTAGGGTTTGAGTTTGGCTATTCCGTTGCTGAACCCGAGTCACTGGTGATCTGGGAGGCTCAATTCGGCGACTTTGCCAATGGCGCCCAAATCGTGATCGATCAGTTCCTTTCAGCATCCGAGGCGAAGTGGAAACAAACAAGTAGTCTGGTAATGCTCTTACCGCACGGCCACGAGGGCCAAGGCCCCGAGCACTCCAGCGCTCGACCAGAGAGATTCTTGCAGCTTTGCGGCAATTTGAATATGCAGGTGGCGATTCCTACGACTCCTGCACAGCATTTCCACGCGCTGCGACGTCAGCTACATCGTGAATTCCGCAAGCCTCTCATCGTGATGACACCCAAGAGCTTGCTTAGGGAGCCGCTTTGCGTCTCCGCACTTGCCGATTTCGAAGCAGGATGCTTCAAAGAGATTCTCGATGACACAGTGGTCAATCACAGCGCTGTCGAGCGTGTCATTTTCTGCTCCGGTAAAGTCTACTACGACCTTATCAAAGCCCGCAGTGAACAGAGTCAATTTGCTAACGCTCCCATCGTCAGACTGGAACAACTGTATCCGTTCCCCTACGGCCAAATGGAATCACTGCTCGCCAGCTATCCACGCCTACAAGAAATCATTTGGACGCAGGAAGAACCGCAAAACATGGGCGGCTGGAACTTTGTCCGCGGTAGGCTACTCGAGGTGCTTAAGCCCCATCAAAAGCTGAATTACGTCGGCCGTAAGAACAGCGGCACACCTGCTGAGGGCTCAGGTAAGGCCCATGAAGCCGAGCAAAAGCGCATAATCAA
- the lpdA gene encoding dihydrolipoyl dehydrogenase codes for MADQDFDVIVIGSGPGGYVCAIRAAQLGLKTACVEYEATLGGTCLNVGCIPSKALLQSSEHFAHTQHELGKHGIKVDNVTLDLPTLLGRKDDVVKSLTQGIAGLFKKNKVTWLKGRGSFVNASTVKVTAADGSTADYKTKHVVIATGSKPIEISPAKFDRKLIVSSTGALKLPQVPKHLIVIGGGVIGLEMGSVWMRLGAKVTVIEAASSILAGLDGELGKGLMKILQKEGMTFHLDTKLTGTKTGKDSVTATCQKPDGSTLEIKGDQMLVAVGRRANTEGLGLENLGVTLEAGGKVPVDGHLRTPVPNVWAIGDVIKGPMLAHKAEDEGIAVAEWIAGKAGHVNYEAIPWVVYTWPEIAAVGLSEEAAKEQGLAVKVGKFPFLANGRAKALGNTDGFVKIVADAKTDRIVGAHILGPNASELIAELAVAVEFGASAEDIARSTHAHPTLAECIKEAALGVDKRSIHI; via the coding sequence ATGGCGGATCAGGACTTTGATGTCATCGTAATCGGCTCAGGGCCGGGTGGCTATGTTTGTGCGATAAGAGCAGCGCAGCTAGGACTGAAAACAGCGTGTGTTGAGTATGAAGCCACACTTGGCGGAACCTGTCTCAACGTTGGGTGTATTCCCAGTAAGGCATTGCTTCAGTCTAGTGAGCATTTTGCCCACACGCAGCACGAGCTCGGTAAGCATGGCATCAAAGTTGACAACGTCACACTCGACTTGCCGACGCTACTCGGGCGCAAGGACGATGTCGTCAAGAGCCTGACACAAGGGATCGCTGGACTGTTCAAGAAGAACAAAGTGACCTGGTTGAAAGGCCGCGGCAGCTTCGTCAATGCATCCACCGTCAAAGTGACGGCCGCCGACGGTAGCACTGCAGATTACAAAACCAAACACGTGGTCATTGCAACGGGCAGTAAGCCGATTGAGATCTCACCGGCTAAATTTGACCGGAAACTCATCGTAAGCTCTACGGGCGCCTTGAAGCTCCCGCAAGTGCCTAAGCACCTAATTGTCATTGGCGGTGGTGTCATCGGGCTTGAGATGGGTAGTGTGTGGATGCGCCTCGGAGCCAAAGTGACGGTTATCGAGGCAGCTAGCTCAATTCTAGCGGGGCTGGATGGCGAACTTGGCAAAGGTCTGATGAAAATTCTCCAAAAAGAAGGGATGACCTTCCATTTGGATACCAAGCTCACTGGGACGAAGACCGGTAAGGACAGTGTCACTGCAACCTGCCAAAAACCCGATGGTTCTACGCTAGAAATCAAAGGCGACCAAATGCTGGTGGCGGTCGGTAGACGCGCCAACACCGAGGGTCTCGGACTTGAGAACCTTGGTGTTACCCTAGAAGCCGGTGGAAAAGTGCCGGTAGATGGCCATCTTAGGACCCCAGTGCCCAACGTATGGGCGATCGGTGATGTGATCAAAGGACCCATGCTGGCGCACAAGGCCGAGGATGAGGGTATTGCAGTCGCCGAGTGGATTGCTGGCAAGGCGGGACATGTCAATTATGAGGCCATCCCCTGGGTAGTTTACACTTGGCCAGAGATTGCTGCCGTGGGCCTAAGTGAAGAAGCTGCTAAAGAGCAGGGCCTAGCGGTCAAAGTTGGCAAGTTTCCATTTTTAGCCAACGGAAGGGCTAAAGCTCTTGGCAATACGGATGGATTCGTTAAGATTGTGGCCGATGCCAAAACCGACCGTATCGTCGGAGCGCACATCTTGGGGCCCAACGCCTCCGAGCTGATCGCCGAACTCGCTGTCGCCGTGGAGTTTGGGGCCAGTGCGGAAGATATTGCCCGGTCCACTCACGCCCATCCAACTCTAGCGGAGTGTATTAAAGAAGCCGCACTTGGTGTCGATAAACGAAGTATCCATATCTGA
- a CDS encoding alpha/beta fold hydrolase, whose translation MSRFFALVFGVTSLTSCASLPKGANQELEVRDKISDNIAPVPFVAGGSVVPFTYKGQLARGEWISCKTEGAKATALLMHSDRAGFAKEKLCSGWIAQTFLASGYDVVTVNRPGYGGSDGEPDFIGAESLLSLSVVLPAALTAAGIPNPISVVWGYDTGATAAALAAKRLGGIKTAILGGGVYDYDETLRTTSDEYLRTDLTAIKRAGGDKAFEDRSVAYDLNGLPGNIVIYHGMNDKAVPLAQAKAFHDSLVSNGHFRVTYQVVVGQGHDLPWPYHRHLIEAMLKQPVQ comes from the coding sequence ATGAGCCGATTTTTTGCATTAGTTTTCGGTGTGACCTCGTTGACAAGCTGCGCTAGTTTGCCCAAGGGGGCCAACCAAGAATTAGAGGTCAGAGATAAGATCAGTGACAATATTGCACCGGTGCCTTTTGTAGCCGGAGGCAGTGTCGTCCCATTTACCTACAAGGGGCAACTGGCCCGTGGCGAGTGGATATCGTGTAAAACCGAGGGTGCCAAGGCCACAGCACTTTTGATGCACTCCGACCGTGCCGGGTTTGCGAAAGAAAAGCTCTGTTCGGGATGGATTGCGCAAACTTTTTTAGCATCTGGATACGACGTCGTGACGGTCAACAGACCTGGCTATGGAGGATCCGACGGTGAGCCCGACTTTATCGGTGCTGAGTCGCTACTTAGCCTCAGTGTCGTGCTCCCAGCGGCGTTAACCGCAGCAGGCATCCCTAACCCTATTAGCGTGGTTTGGGGTTACGATACAGGTGCCACGGCTGCGGCGCTCGCGGCTAAGAGGCTGGGCGGTATTAAAACGGCAATCTTAGGCGGCGGCGTGTACGACTACGACGAAACGCTACGCACCACTAGTGACGAGTACTTGCGCACTGACTTAACGGCAATCAAGCGGGCCGGTGGCGATAAGGCCTTTGAAGACAGGTCGGTGGCCTACGACCTAAACGGTTTACCTGGCAACATTGTCATCTACCACGGGATGAACGATAAAGCGGTTCCGCTAGCCCAGGCTAAAGCTTTTCACGACTCGCTTGTCAGCAACGGTCACTTCCGCGTGACCTACCAGGTCGTTGTGGGGCAAGGACACGACCTGCCGTGGCCTTATCATCGTCATCTGATCGAGGCGATGCTAAAGCAGCCAGTTCAGTAG